From Podospora bellae-mahoneyi strain CBS 112042 chromosome 5, whole genome shotgun sequence:
GGCTGGCtctggagctggagcaggtGCGGTATCGATGGGTGCGACGACGATTGTCTCCCCACGGAGCTTCAGGTCTTTTATACTTGAGCTTTGTGAAGAGAGACTGATATCCAGGTTCTTGAGTGGGTAGCCATATTTCAGGCTGAACCTCTCAAGCTCGGTCTTTGATTTGATGAGCGCCACAAGGTCGGAGAGGGTCGACTCATCCTCAACCTGGATTCGAGATTGCCCATTAGGGGCTCGGAGGGCGATTTGAATCATCATCTTGTGAAAGTGTGGTACAGGTTGAGGCCGAGGAAGGTATGAGTTGCCAGctcttgaggaggttgttgcttGAGAAGGTTGAGAACGGAAATTATGCCAGACAAGTcaaatatatataccggcGCCACGAGAGTAAGAGCCCCACAGTATCTGATTTGAAGTTAATGCCCCAAAGAAAGAAGTGAGTTGTGAGGCTCTTATCGCAGATCGTCTGAACCTTTGCGAGGTGAAGAGATGAGCTGGGGGAACATGTTAGTCTAGGTTCTTATCTGCGTTCTTTGAAGAGATGACACGATATCAGATGAGGGGAGTGACGCACCTATCAACCAAGCCAGGGCAAATCAGGAGCAATGAGTCTTGTGCCGTCAATTTTTTTTGGACTTAGTAAACAAAAGCTTGCTATGAGTCTGATACCAAAGGAAACTGCCCGATTCGGAGCTCTCGTCTGGTTGGGCGTGAGATGTGAGCCGACGTCACAGCGGCAGTTGTAATCGATGCggatgggaggtgggtgttAGCGATCGACTTGGGATGTCTTGTGAGCACTGTCTCAGAGCAAGACATATAAGTGATAAAAAAAAGCTTCGAGAGCAGTTGAGGCCGCTGGGACTAGTAAAGACCGAAGGACAACCTTTTTAACAACAGCGCCTGTTGGAGTCTCTCGTGATCCAACCCTACAACCTTGTGGATGGGCTTCCCAATGTCCTAAGCTACCAGCTGCCTCGGGCGTCACACGGGCCTGGGGCACCTTGGTGGGCAATATGCTTATATCCGATATGTGAGAGAGCAGGGGGTCCGTGCGCCAACCAAGAACAACGCGCTAGCTGCAAGGCCGGCCACAGCGACATCTCTGGGCTGGTGTCTCAGCTGTGGAGAAAGTCGCGACGGGACTTGAGTCGGTTCAACACTGGCACACAGGCACATCTGGACACAGAACTCCCTCTCACTGGTCACTGGTCACTGGCACGGTCACTGGCACTTGTGGCTCCAGCCGGTTGAGGTACCCCCATCGAAACAGTGTCTTGGAAACCCTGCTCCTCCAAGTTCGTGTACCGAGTACGATGCCCACTTTGCGCGAACGTCCCAGCAGAGGCGATATCTCGCCCGCCAAGAAGAGCTCCGGAAACAGCTCCCAATTCTCACCCAGCACAAGCAAATCCGCCAGATCCTCCCTCCGAGAGAGTGTTCCCAGGGACGCCATCGAAGTCCGAGAAACGATAGAAGCCAAGGGCGACCAGGAAGAAGACGTCGACATGGCCGACGCCAACGCGCCGACGCGCCCAAGCATCAAGGGAGGCCCCAATGCCGACACCGAAATGGTTGATGCCGGAGCTGCCAGCATTGACGCGAAACCAGATGTCGATGCAGATGGCGACGTagatgctgatggggagcCTGATGCCGACGGCGAGCCAGACGAACAGGCGCAAGAAGACCAGGAAGAATCAGACGAAGAGAAGGATATGCTCCAGCTCATCAGAGAAACATCCGAATACTTGTGTGGTTACACAAtcaaggttgatggagagTAAGTCTTATATCACTTGTCATGCGATGCGCCGCGATGCTGATTGGATCGCAACCAAAAAACAGAGACCACGAGATTGCCTCGGGGTTTCAGCGCCTCGTCAACAAGCGCAGCCTCCCAGACTATTTTGAAGTCATCAAAGAGCCAATGGCTTTTAGTACCGTAAGAGTGAGTTGCCGTGGCTTACCCTGCTCCATCCTCCCAACGAGAAAAACGAGGGGCGGCTTGCTAACCTAACCGCATGGCTGCAGGGCAAGCTTAACAAAAGAACTTATACCTCGTTCAAAGAGTTCGTGCATGACGTGACGCGCATATGCCACAATGCGCAGGTGTACAACAGGCCCTCTGCTCCCATCTTTTCCGATGCTGGCCGTCTGCTGGAAGTGTTCAAGGAAAAGCTTGCAGAGCTGGTCAAGGACGGTGATATTACTGCAGAGGAAGCTGTGCTGCCGGACCTTGGACCACTGCCAGAGTTTGAagattcccctccccctgaagaagacgaagaggaagagcaagatgatgaggaagaggaagaagatgaggaagaagaggatgacgattCGGACGACGAAGGCAGGCGACGTCGCTCAAGAAGAGGTGGGCGTCCGGCGAGGAGAGGCGCAGACAACGACGATGATCCTCACAAAAAGCGTGGCAGACCGCCCAAGGTCTTGACACCTCTGGAGGCGCGAACCCAGTCGCTTCTGAAGGGACTGCGGAGGTTCAAGAGCGACGATGGCCAGCTGCGAATTTTGTCGTTCGAGAGGCTTCCTGACAAGGCTGACATGCCCGACTATTATGCCTCGATTCGAAACCCCATTGCGctcgacaccatcaagaagaagcacaaGCGCAAAAAgtacaccaccatcgaccaGGTCCTGCAGGATCTAGAGTTGATGTTTGGCAACGCTATGCAGTTCAACGAGGAGGGGAGCCAGGTTCATGAAGACGCTACCGAGTTGTTGAAGCAGGCGCGTCTTCTTactgaagaggagaaggccaagccTGACGATGAGTTTCgtgatgaggatggaaagCTACCACTATCACATATCGAGCACAAAGGAGAGGTCTGGAGAGTTGGTAAGTTGCCCCCCTTGCCACCGCTGGGTGAAGGGAAAACGCATAGATGCATACTGACTCCAATTCGGTTGAAGGCGACTGGGTCCATATTCGTAATGCGAATGACTTGCAAAAACCAATCGTTGCCCAGCTCTACCGGCTCTGGTCTGACGCTTCTGGTCAAAAGTGGGTGAATGCGTGCTGGTACTACCGGCCGGAGCAGACAGTTCATCGCTTTGACAAGCATTTTTATGAGAACGAGGTAGTCAAGACGGGGCAGTACCGTGACCACCCCATTGAAGATGTCGAGGATCGCTGCTTCGTCATGTTCATCACGCGGTACCCCAGAGGTCGGCCGCGTGGGCTGCCTCGGGACAAGGCTGTGTATCTGTGTGAGGCGCGCTACAACGAGGAAAAGTTCAAGTTTAACAAGATCAAGACTTGGACCAGCTGTCTGCCAGACGAGGTGCGCGATCGGGACTATGAAATGGACCTGTTTGAGCAGCCACGGGTGCTGAGAAAGGTTCCCAGTCCCATCAAGCACCTCTTGCAAGCTGATGCTAAAGAGACCGACGACCTTCCCAAGCCCACCTGGAGGAGCATGAACGCGCCTCCCCTAATTGGAGCCGTCCACCGCCGGCCGCGCGAGCCAAATGTAAGTCTGGCTCCCTgtttctttccttccctGAGTGTTTGTCAGGCAAGTGTCTGTTCGCTGCAGCCGGCTTTTACGGTTTGCTGAATTTTTCAACCCCACACTCTTCTCTTACCTCAGGTCGCTCTGGACAACTTGCCTCCCTTCCTTCATTTTGCCCTTTGTTGCCTAAGGCACAGcaagcacacacacacaccacatcAGGCGCCTATCTCATCTCGTCTTCTCATAACCTCATCCACTCTTCCCTTCATTACCTACTCCATCCtgccacaaccacaaccacaaccacaatcaCAATCACAACCACGACCAACCCACTTGTTCCTGTCCGACCATAAAGCTGACATTTAGCCCAAAGGAGTCGCCTCCCCCCGCTCCGAATCCCTTGCTGCAAACAGCGGTCGCACCTGTGCCGCTGGCCATCGGACCTCCTCGTGTCGCCATGAAGGTCGAACATGGTGTTGCGGGAGCACCGCCCTATCAGCACCATGCTGCCGTCGCGCCTGCGCCCATCCACTCGCCGGCTTCTCACTATCGCATGCAGCACTTTGTGCCACAACAGCCACCGCCCTCGGTCCCCAGTCCTCACCCGGCAccgctccatctccaaccccagccccagcagccGATGCCAATGCACGTGCCGCCCCATCCTGGTATGGGACAGCAAATGCAGCCAAGCCCACACTACCCACCTCATGGGTACCCACAACAGTACGGCCCGCAGCAGCCACCGgctccgccgccgcaacCACTTCACTATCAGcaacaccctccaccacccattgCGCCCGCTTTcgagcaacatcaacatcacccccagcaccaccgccaagtTCATCCCGCGCCCCCCGTCATGACACCCTCTCGCCCACCCATGGCTTCCGCCCCCAGCATCGCACCTCTCGCGCACCCCAACGGCCCACCAGCCAATGTGTACAATCCGCCTAGGGCTCCAGAGGCGTATACTCTCGCTGAGCACGCCGACGCGGCCATCCCCAAGGAAGTCCGTGAGCAGTTTCAACGCGATGAGAATGGTCGTGTCCTCTTTTTCACGGCCCCTCCGCTCAAGCGCGCCAACAATGGCGTCTCACAAGAATATGCCCACCTGGGTCACAGCGTGGAGCACC
This genomic window contains:
- a CDS encoding hypothetical protein (EggNog:ENOG503NU3D; COG:B; COG:K); this encodes MPTLRERPSRGDISPAKKSSGNSSQFSPSTSKSARSSLRESVPRDAIEVRETIEAKGDQEEDVDMADANAPTRPSIKGGPNADTEMVDAGAASIDAKPDVDADGDVDADGEPDADGEPDEQAQEDQEESDEEKDMLQLIRETSEYLCGYTIKVDGEDHEIASGFQRLVNKRSLPDYFEVIKEPMAFSTVRGKLNKRTYTSFKEFVHDVTRICHNAQVYNRPSAPIFSDAGRLLEVFKEKLAELVKDGDITAEEAVLPDLGPLPEFEDSPPPEEDEEEEQDDEEEEEDEEEEDDDSDDEGRRRRSRRGGRPARRGADNDDDPHKKRGRPPKVLTPLEARTQSLLKGLRRFKSDDGQLRILSFERLPDKADMPDYYASIRNPIALDTIKKKHKRKKYTTIDQVLQDLELMFGNAMQFNEEGSQVHEDATELLKQARLLTEEEKAKPDDEFRDEDGKLPLSHIEHKGEVWRVGDWVHIRNANDLQKPIVAQLYRLWSDASGQKWVNACWYYRPEQTVHRFDKHFYENEVVKTGQYRDHPIEDVEDRCFVMFITRYPRGRPRGLPRDKAVYLCEARYNEEKFKFNKIKTWTSCLPDEVRDRDYEMDLFEQPRVLRKVPSPIKHLLQADAKETDDLPKPTWRSMNAPPLIGAVHRRPREPNESPPPAPNPLLQTAVAPVPLAIGPPRVAMKVEHGVAGAPPYQHHAAVAPAPIHSPASHYRMQHFVPQQPPPSVPSPHPAPLHLQPQPQQPMPMHVPPHPGMGQQMQPSPHYPPHGYPQQYGPQQPPAPPPQPLHYQQHPPPPIAPAFEQHQHHPQHHRQVHPAPPVMTPSRPPMASAPSIAPLAHPNGPPANVYNPPRAPEAYTLAEHADAAIPKEVREQFQRDENGRVLFFTAPPLKRANNGVSQEYAHLGHSVEHLANIKQIRAERARKRKERDEALAREQDANKKRSPSEEASAQKLIEQEQQARAQLMEKVILDWCAELNKGTEALEKDLGEGWKEMMQQSREENKGLTEEEIKQKNLRWFYEDLEKTGQITSEKRKEMEKMFLNKKHLEA